The Anopheles merus strain MAF chromosome 2L, AmerM5.1, whole genome shotgun sequence genome has a segment encoding these proteins:
- the LOC121594830 gene encoding venom allergen 5-like, which translates to MKLMILCRFLLALMAANLTAGETEHHLSSIFLSGEYTNYCQLECPGAQQHTLCERQTILARSPEHCPNFQQLLGNSDLWTTILDAHNGVRNRFAIRFQVTNMKKLVWDAELARMARLHLASCERYEPDPCTQLQNPSVYSRDYRNVRQSKAFVTERYLPKYYAFDVLRNWYLQKDETPDPKITASLQMQYSVLNNFTLLTWASLERVGCAAAKYRDGFQLVCNYFPFYSLAEPSAELGLPARRCPRTFPLRSKIFEGLCTFELDGAVSRRVSRLVAAMLPLVWLWQTTLHQQLELL; encoded by the exons ATGAAGCTCATGATACTCTGCAGGTTCTTGCTGGCTCTAATGGCAGCGAACCTTACTGCCGGCGAGACAGAACACCATCTGAGCTCCATTTTCCTCTCCGGCGAGTACACCAACTACTGTCAGTTGGAATGTCCCGGAGCTCAGCAGCACACACTGTGTGAAAGG CAAACCATTCTGGCCCGCTCCCCCGAGCACTGCCCCAACTTCCAGCAACTCCTTGGCAACTCCGACCTCTGGACCACCATCCTGGACGCGCACAATGGCGTGCGGAATCGGTTTGCGATCCGCTTCCAGGTCACCAACATGAAGAAGCTCGTCTGGGACGCTGAGTTGGCGCGGATGGCCCGGCTACATCTGGCCAGCTGCGAGCGCTACGAACCCGACCCTTGCACCCAGCTTCAGAACCCCTCCGTCTACAGCCGCGATTACCGCAACGTGCGCCAAAGCAAAGCGTTCGTGACCGAGCGCTACCTGCCCAAGTACTACGCATTTGACGTCCTGCGCAACTGGTATCTGCAGAAGGACGAAACGCCCGATCCGAAGATAACGGCCAGCCTGCAGATGCAGTACTCGGTGCTGAACAACTTCACCCTGCTGACCTGGGCCAGCCTGGAGCGGGTCGGGTGTGCCGCGGCCAAGTATCGCGACGGTTTCCAGCTCGTGTGCAACTACTTCCCGTTCTACTCGCTTGCCGAGCCGAGTGCCGAGCTGGGCCTGCCGGCACGGCGCTGTCCCCGTACCTTTCCCCTGCGCAGCAAAATCTTCGAGGGGCTCTGTACGTTCGAGCTGGATGGTGCGGTGAGCCGGCGGGTTTCCCGTCTGGTGGCGGCGATGCTTCCGCTGGTTTGGCTTTGGCAAACGACACTGCACCAGCAGTTGGAGCTGTTATAG